From Ignisphaera aggregans DSM 17230, the proteins below share one genomic window:
- a CDS encoding HAD superfamily phosphatase (KEGG: kcr:Kcr_1085 HAD superfamily phosphatase~SPTR: B1L5V2 HAD superfamily phosphatase), producing the protein MPTYVFDIDGVIFDVSKRLEIAKQCSRGDEREFWRYFFQEELLIYDIPRRIGIELLMDRLDRGRVVIVTGRPNRLRRATLDQLSSAGIPVNRISEIYMRRDNDYRKGYIVKEEIIKYLLSRGMDIEEIHDDDEIFLKRIKTLLSCKLYLHRDSEVIELFPYSKRL; encoded by the coding sequence ATGCCAACCTATGTATTTGATATAGATGGTGTGATATTCGATGTTTCAAAAAGACTCGAGATAGCAAAACAGTGTTCTCGTGGAGATGAGAGAGAGTTTTGGAGGTATTTCTTCCAAGAGGAGCTTCTGATATATGATATTCCTAGAAGAATAGGTATAGAGTTATTGATGGATAGACTAGATAGAGGTAGAGTTGTAATAGTAACAGGACGCCCAAATAGGTTACGCAGAGCTACACTTGATCAACTATCTTCTGCTGGAATTCCTGTAAATAGAATTAGTGAGATATATATGAGGAGAGATAATGACTATAGAAAGGGGTATATAGTAAAGGAAGAGATAATCAAGTACTTGTTATCAAGGGGTATGGACATAGAAGAGATACATGATGACGATGAAATATTTTTAAAGAGGATAAAGACTCTTCTAAGTTGTAAGCTTTATCTACATAGGGATTCAGAGGTTATAGAACTGTTCCCCTATTCGAAGAGGTTATAG
- a CDS encoding Nucleotidyl transferase (COGs: COG1208 Nucleoside-diphosphate-sugar pyrophosphorylase involved in lipopolysaccharide biosynthesis/translation initiation factor 2B gamma/epsilon subunits (eIF-2Bgamma/eIF-2Bepsilon)~InterPro IPR005835~KEGG: hbu:Hbut_1423 sugar phosphate nucleotidyltransferase~PFAM: Nucleotidyl transferase~SPTR: A2BMN6 Sugar phosphate nucleotidyltransferase~PFAM: Nucleotidyl transferase), giving the protein MKVAILAGGYGKRLRPLTEDRPKAMVEVCGKPIIEIQIEWLKSYGIRDFVVLLGYAKEKIIEYLGSGHRFGVNVSYVVEDEPLGTGGAIKNAESILRNEEIFLVVNGDIVTDIDPRPLINDVLNDKQSVAGIALVYMKSPYGIVKVEDGYVREFLEKPTLDYTINAGVYAMKPKIFEYLPEKGDIETTAFPKLANQRVLRAWIYRDVLWKSIDTIKDLEECEKMLKQIYPQMCKA; this is encoded by the coding sequence ATGAAGGTAGCAATACTTGCTGGAGGTTATGGGAAAAGGCTAAGGCCTTTAACAGAAGATAGACCTAAGGCTATGGTTGAAGTATGTGGGAAACCGATAATAGAAATACAAATTGAGTGGCTTAAGAGCTATGGAATTCGAGATTTCGTTGTTTTGCTTGGATATGCTAAGGAGAAGATAATAGAGTATTTGGGTAGTGGACATAGGTTTGGCGTCAATGTAAGTTATGTTGTTGAGGATGAACCTCTTGGGACAGGAGGAGCTATAAAGAATGCAGAAAGCATTCTTAGAAATGAGGAGATATTCCTAGTTGTGAATGGAGATATTGTTACAGATATAGATCCCAGACCACTTATAAATGATGTACTAAACGATAAACAGAGTGTGGCCGGCATAGCCTTGGTATACATGAAGAGTCCCTATGGAATAGTAAAAGTTGAAGATGGGTATGTAAGAGAATTTCTCGAGAAACCAACACTTGACTATACAATTAACGCTGGCGTATATGCTATGAAGCCCAAAATATTTGAGTACCTCCCAGAGAAAGGCGATATAGAGACAACAGCATTTCCAAAACTAGCAAACCAAAGGGTGTTGAGGGCATGGATATACAGAGATGTACTTTGGAAATCTATAGACACGATAAAGGATCTCGAAGAATGTGAAAAAATGTTGAAGCAAATCTATCCACAGATGTGTAAAGCCTAG
- a CDS encoding ABC transporter related (COGs: COG1136 ABC-type antimicrobial peptide transport system ATPase component~InterPro IPR003439:IPR003593:IPR017871~KEGG: dps:DP1784 lipoprotein releasing system, ATP-binding protein (LolD)~PFAM: ABC transporter related~SMART: AAA ATPase~SPTR: Q6AMB2 Probable lipoprotein releasing system, ATP-binding protein (LolD)~PFAM: ABC transporter), with protein sequence MSNIVAIVRNLWKYYIIGNTSVAVLKNVNLEVRRGEIIGIHGPSGSGKSTLLKIMAGLEKPDQGEVIIEGYNLNLLSEDGLAMIRTNIVSYIPQDYGLIEDFTVYENIELPLMLLGLEKRERHIRIMELIDYMGLRGKESIRVKYLSGGEKQRVAIARALTITPSLLLADEPASNLDWENAKKVLELFVKISRDFNTSIVIVSHDPRTLEYTYRRFEMFDGILRPLT encoded by the coding sequence ATGAGCAATATCGTTGCCATTGTTAGAAACCTATGGAAGTATTATATCATTGGCAATACAAGTGTAGCTGTTCTAAAGAATGTTAATCTAGAGGTTAGAAGGGGAGAGATCATAGGGATTCATGGCCCTAGCGGTTCCGGTAAATCAACATTGCTAAAGATTATGGCAGGTCTTGAGAAGCCTGACCAGGGCGAGGTTATTATAGAGGGATACAATCTAAATCTGTTGAGCGAAGATGGACTTGCTATGATTAGAACAAACATTGTTAGCTATATTCCTCAGGACTATGGCCTTATAGAGGATTTTACAGTTTATGAGAATATAGAGCTACCTCTGATGTTGCTTGGACTGGAGAAGAGGGAGCGCCATATTAGGATAATGGAATTAATTGACTATATGGGTTTGAGAGGTAAAGAGAGTATTCGTGTTAAATACCTTAGCGGTGGTGAAAAACAGAGGGTTGCTATTGCTAGAGCATTAACAATAACACCCTCGCTTCTCCTAGCCGATGAACCTGCATCTAATCTGGATTGGGAGAATGCTAAGAAGGTATTGGAGTTATTTGTCAAGATAAGTAGAGACTTCAATACATCTATAGTTATTGTTTCGCATGATCCTAGAACACTTGAATATACATATAGACGTTTCGAAATGTTTGATGGTATTCTAAGACCACTCACATAA
- a CDS encoding HhH-GPD family protein (COGs: COG0177 EndoIII-related endonuclease~InterPro IPR003265:IPR003651:IPR004035~KEGG: smr:Smar_1371 HhH-GPD family protein~PFAM: HhH-GPD family protein; iron-sulfur cluster loop~SMART: HhH-GPD family protein~SPTR: A3DPA2 HhH-GPD family protein~PFAM: HhH-GPD superfamily base excision DNA repair protein) — protein MSMKKTCVWNREDIVNIFEQIKIYYRDSIKIDDFVALKLVAEGAEPFEVLVGIILSQNTSDRNAYRALLRLKNVLDDVITPDRILSIDPSVIINAINVAGLANRRLQSLLELSRHIKENPKFFNDLKNLSVDDARKALLSIYGIGYKTADVFLLMIYKKPTFPIDTHIMRVLKRLGIVHEDMGYEDIRKFILGVVEHNPEELLSLHISLIAHGRMICKARNPRCSECPINTKCCRIGVQ, from the coding sequence ATGTCTATGAAGAAAACATGCGTATGGAACAGAGAAGATATTGTGAATATATTTGAACAGATCAAAATATATTACAGAGACAGTATTAAGATAGATGATTTCGTCGCCCTCAAACTTGTAGCAGAGGGTGCAGAGCCATTTGAGGTTCTAGTTGGGATAATATTGTCTCAGAATACAAGTGATAGAAATGCATATAGAGCATTATTAAGACTGAAAAATGTTCTTGATGACGTCATAACGCCGGATAGGATTTTATCTATAGATCCTTCAGTTATTATCAATGCGATAAATGTTGCTGGTCTTGCTAATAGAAGATTGCAAAGTTTGTTGGAACTCTCTAGACATATTAAGGAAAATCCTAAGTTTTTCAATGATCTAAAAAATCTTAGTGTAGATGATGCTAGAAAAGCCTTGCTATCTATATATGGTATTGGCTATAAAACTGCAGATGTATTTCTATTAATGATATATAAAAAACCTACATTCCCAATAGATACACATATTATGAGAGTGCTGAAGAGACTTGGTATTGTTCATGAGGATATGGGTTATGAAGATATAAGAAAATTCATCCTTGGTGTAGTAGAACATAATCCAGAGGAATTGCTTAGTTTACACATATCGTTAATTGCTCATGGACGCATGATTTGTAAAGCTAGAAACCCTAGATGCAGCGAGTGCCCTATCAACACAAAGTGCTGTAGAATAGGTGTTCAGTAA
- a CDS encoding Sjogrens syndrome scleroderma autoantigen 1 (COGs: COG1645 Uncharacterized Zn-finger containing protein~InterPro IPR009563~KEGG: hbu:Hbut_1632 hypothetical protein~PFAM: Sjogrens syndrome scleroderma autoantigen 1~SPTR: A2BN85 Conserved crenarchaeal protein~PFAM: Sjogren's syndrome/scleroderma autoantigen 1 (Autoantigen p27)) has translation MFGENIDRESAIKRAADLLRSGATLLAETCPVCGSPLLRLVSGEVVCPIHGRVMIAKTESDIAEASILSVLTELEKNISSLLLNYNRRIQKNEVGFEDARDLVYWLDAIERIEKIKRLIQHPTQKKSSKSTPSKQK, from the coding sequence ATGTTTGGAGAAAATATAGATAGGGAGAGTGCAATAAAACGTGCGGCGGATCTACTTAGGAGTGGGGCTACGCTACTAGCTGAAACATGTCCTGTATGTGGTTCACCGCTTTTAAGATTGGTTAGTGGAGAAGTTGTATGTCCAATTCATGGAAGGGTGATGATAGCTAAAACTGAAAGTGATATTGCAGAAGCAAGTATTCTTAGCGTTTTAACTGAGTTAGAGAAAAATATCTCATCATTATTACTAAATTATAATAGACGTATACAAAAGAATGAAGTGGGATTTGAAGATGCTAGAGATCTTGTCTATTGGCTTGATGCTATAGAAAGAATTGAGAAAATAAAGAGATTAATACAGCATCCAACACAGAAAAAATCTTCAAAATCTACTCCATCAAAACAGAAATAG
- a CDS encoding protein of unknown function DUF126 (COGs: COG1786 conserved hypothetical protein~InterPro IPR002840~KEGG: tko:TK1248 hypothetical protein~PFAM: protein of unknown function DUF126~SPTR: Q5JGJ7 UPF0107 protein TK1248~PFAM: Protein of unknown function DUF126), translating to MSCERCINVVDAKMIGKEIEGKVIKINVLSFLGDIDKDTGLIVSEESGAKGSFIKDHILVVKRFRGSTVGTYIIYSLYKKGIAPKAIIMGKPDPVVLAGAVLCKIPIVYNIPDGILEHIETGSYIKITSTSNGISICIC from the coding sequence ATGTCTTGTGAACGTTGTATAAATGTTGTAGACGCTAAAATGATAGGAAAAGAAATTGAGGGTAAGGTCATAAAAATTAATGTTCTATCTTTCTTAGGTGATATTGATAAAGATACTGGCCTTATAGTATCTGAGGAGAGTGGGGCTAAGGGAAGTTTTATAAAGGATCATATCTTAGTTGTTAAACGTTTTAGAGGGAGTACTGTTGGGACTTACATAATATATTCTCTCTATAAAAAAGGAATAGCACCTAAAGCTATTATAATGGGTAAACCTGATCCAGTCGTATTGGCTGGTGCTGTACTCTGTAAAATACCTATCGTATATAATATTCCAGATGGGATCCTTGAACACATAGAAACTGGCTCATATATTAAAATTACATCTACATCTAATGGTATTTCGATATGTATATGTTGA
- a CDS encoding Oligopeptide transporter OPT superfamily protein (InterPro IPR004813~KEGG: smr:Smar_1400 oligopeptide transporter OPT superfamily protein~PFAM: Oligopeptide transporter OPT superfamily protein~SPTR: C5VN90 Oligopeptide transporter, OPT family), which produces MRYAIFIGFLIGTLMCFIDSYSYAISGYTTAEISLISIPILIIAAYRLLGIKPSDRDVVLSLALAYSMDLTTTLASGMYITYGFLDYASQRLKAFGLDVHIPQELYSGRGILDLKPMSTYISLSIISFSGILIAYTLRSHFLDKERLRYPLSIASTLFIKTFRGIAINRSYIVALSLGFFLQFLSLIYSPQIDLTPISSSFLPGSVLALSFWPILIGIFMLMPLRTLRSLSMSSIITYALLVPLSMVLFRIPVSPTLNYDDALFSITPIVIGINIGVIFVALLYYILKLWRVLSTSFRLILGLTMEKTIFIFSLGLIILLLPIAFAISTIQPGLATIIILFMLIPVIHIVLILVNMRVVGETGTGSQALLPMVTFLMYFLGVRDIGYYAALDPYTGIPMPQVVGASAMNMIRVARFFGIDSLSIVKVMGLGIFFGSLASYIFGNILVYAYGFNSPTMPLTRWIPTIAFIASICNGKLDISSIYTISIGIVVGILVIISSRYLDLSIFPFLVGIMFPPDIGILALVIYAVKSIIVKLGVEMHEKIIAMTTFFIIGTGIAIATNVVAMLILGSR; this is translated from the coding sequence ATGAGATATGCTATATTCATAGGTTTTTTGATAGGAACTCTAATGTGTTTTATTGATAGCTATAGCTATGCCATCTCTGGCTATACAACAGCTGAAATATCGCTGATATCAATACCCATACTGATCATTGCCGCCTATCGTTTACTTGGTATAAAACCTAGTGATAGAGATGTAGTACTGTCTCTCGCTCTAGCATATAGTATGGATCTCACAACAACATTAGCATCAGGTATGTATATAACCTATGGATTTCTAGACTATGCCTCACAACGTCTAAAGGCATTTGGCCTAGATGTACATATACCTCAAGAGCTATATAGTGGAAGAGGTATATTGGATTTAAAACCTATGTCAACATATATATCATTATCAATCATATCTTTTAGCGGAATTCTAATAGCATATACATTAAGAAGTCATTTTCTAGATAAAGAGAGGCTCCGATATCCCTTGAGCATAGCTTCTACATTATTTATAAAAACCTTTAGGGGGATTGCTATAAATCGTAGCTATATAGTTGCTCTATCTCTGGGTTTCTTCCTACAGTTTTTGTCTCTCATATATTCTCCACAGATAGATCTAACGCCAATAAGCTCCTCATTTCTCCCAGGCTCGGTTTTAGCTTTATCGTTTTGGCCAATACTAATAGGAATCTTTATGCTTATGCCACTACGAACATTAAGATCCTTGTCAATGAGTTCAATTATAACCTATGCACTCCTAGTACCCCTTTCTATGGTGCTATTCAGAATTCCTGTTAGTCCAACTCTAAATTACGATGATGCTCTTTTCTCTATAACACCTATTGTTATTGGTATAAACATTGGTGTTATCTTTGTTGCTCTTCTCTACTATATACTAAAACTTTGGAGGGTTCTCTCAACTAGTTTTAGACTTATTTTGGGTCTAACCATGGAGAAAACAATATTTATTTTCAGTCTAGGTCTCATAATTCTATTACTCCCTATAGCATTTGCTATATCAACAATACAGCCAGGTCTTGCAACAATTATCATACTCTTCATGTTAATACCTGTTATACACATTGTTCTAATTCTTGTTAATATGAGAGTTGTAGGTGAAACTGGTACAGGCTCCCAGGCGCTTCTACCTATGGTCACATTTCTAATGTATTTCCTAGGTGTCAGAGATATTGGTTACTATGCTGCTTTGGATCCATATACAGGTATACCCATGCCACAAGTTGTAGGGGCTTCAGCTATGAATATGATAAGAGTTGCAAGATTCTTTGGTATTGATTCGCTATCTATTGTAAAGGTGATGGGCTTAGGCATATTTTTTGGAAGCTTAGCTTCTTACATATTTGGAAACATATTAGTTTATGCTTATGGATTCAACTCTCCTACAATGCCTCTAACTAGATGGATTCCAACAATTGCATTCATAGCCTCTATATGTAATGGAAAACTAGATATAAGTTCCATTTATACAATCTCCATAGGCATTGTAGTAGGGATACTTGTAATAATATCTTCACGCTATTTGGATCTAAGTATATTTCCATTCTTAGTAGGAATAATGTTTCCCCCAGATATAGGTATTCTTGCATTAGTGATATATGCTGTAAAATCTATTATCGTAAAACTTGGTGTAGAAATGCATGAGAAAATCATAGCTATGACAACATTTTTCATCATAGGTACAGGTATAGCAATAGCAACAAATGTTGTGGCCATGCTAATTCTTGGTTCTAGGTGA
- a CDS encoding molybdenum cofactor synthesis domain protein (COGs: COG0303 Molybdopterin biosynthesis enzyme~InterPro IPR005111:IPR005110:IPR001453:IPR008284~KEGG: smr:Smar_1572 molybdenum cofactor synthesis domain-containing protein~PFAM: MoeA domain protein domain I and II; MoeA domain protein domain IV; molybdopterin binding domain~SPTR: A3DPU6 Molybdenum cofactor synthesis domain~TIGRFAM: molybdenum cofactor synthesis domain protein~PFAM: Probable molybdopterin binding domain; MoeA N-terminal region (domain I and II); MoeA C-terminal region (domain IV)~TIGRFAM: molybdenum cofactor synthesis domain), protein MDIVSHINRVYEPIDKAIAQVVKASKFSLDIVEIGLINALGRIAAEDVVSPINFPPFNRSAVDGYAICSDSITSASPANPIPLRLRGKMEGEYTCNDAVEIHTGEKIPEPFDAVVMLEDVYVAGNSIYVMRSVPRYANISIAGEDFKIGEILIEKGVIVRPWHIAMLSTIGRNSIKVYRELNIGVITTGSEVRDSDAGIEAYEKGYILDSTSKLVLATLSEYRFIKPRWYGIYPDDINMISKVLLRALDENEIVITTGGTGPGGHDVTHRGVRSIGAEIIVQGIAMRPGRPTSIAIYNGKPIFMLSGFPVAAYIGVKILVLTFISRYLGIKGIEPLEIRAKLLKRVTGVIGYNTFVRVKVYRCGEELCVEPIMLRGSGILSSLAKANGFLEIPSNVEGFEKGDYVWIQML, encoded by the coding sequence GTGGATATTGTAAGCCATATAAATAGGGTGTATGAGCCTATCGATAAGGCTATAGCACAAGTTGTCAAAGCATCGAAATTTTCCTTAGACATTGTAGAAATAGGTTTAATAAATGCATTAGGTAGAATTGCTGCGGAGGATGTTGTATCACCGATAAATTTCCCTCCATTCAATAGAAGCGCTGTTGATGGATATGCTATCTGTAGTGATAGTATTACATCTGCAAGTCCTGCTAACCCAATTCCACTGAGACTTAGAGGAAAAATGGAGGGAGAATATACATGTAATGATGCAGTAGAGATTCATACAGGTGAGAAGATTCCTGAGCCTTTCGATGCTGTTGTAATGCTTGAGGATGTCTATGTTGCTGGTAACTCCATATATGTTATGCGTAGTGTCCCCAGATATGCCAATATCTCTATAGCTGGTGAGGATTTTAAGATTGGAGAGATATTGATTGAGAAGGGTGTTATTGTTAGACCTTGGCACATCGCAATGCTATCCACAATAGGTAGAAATAGCATTAAGGTATATAGAGAGCTGAATATAGGAGTTATCACTACAGGTAGTGAGGTCAGAGATTCTGATGCTGGTATAGAGGCTTATGAAAAAGGCTATATTCTTGATTCCACATCCAAGCTTGTTCTAGCTACCTTAAGTGAATATCGTTTCATAAAACCTAGATGGTATGGAATCTATCCAGATGACATAAATATGATTAGCAAAGTTTTGCTTAGAGCATTAGATGAAAATGAGATTGTCATAACTACAGGTGGTACAGGGCCTGGAGGACATGATGTTACACATAGAGGTGTTAGATCTATAGGTGCAGAAATTATTGTACAAGGTATTGCGATGAGGCCTGGAAGACCAACATCTATTGCTATATACAATGGAAAACCAATATTCATGTTATCTGGATTTCCTGTTGCTGCATATATAGGGGTAAAGATACTTGTACTTACATTTATATCTAGATACCTTGGTATAAAGGGTATAGAGCCTTTGGAGATAAGAGCAAAGCTTTTAAAACGTGTTACAGGTGTTATTGGCTATAACACATTTGTGAGGGTGAAGGTATATAGATGTGGTGAGGAGCTATGTGTGGAACCAATAATGCTTCGAGGCTCAGGTATACTAAGCTCTTTAGCTAAAGCAAACGGATTTCTTGAGATACCATCAAATGTCGAGGGATTTGAGAAAGGTGACTATGTATGGATCCAAATGCTGTAG
- a CDS encoding Dolichyl-phosphate beta-D-mannosyltransferase (COGs: COG0463 Glycosyltransferase involved in cell wall biogenesis~InterPro IPR007267:IPR001173~KEGG: kcr:Kcr_0200 glycosyl transferase family protein~PFAM: glycosyl transferase family 2; GtrA family protein~PRIAM: Dolichyl-phosphate beta-D-mannosyltransferase~SPTR: B1L3D1 Glycosyl transferase family 2~PFAM: GtrA-like protein; Glycosyl transferase family 2) — MDISIVLPTYKEAENIALVVSEIRKSVSEAGYEIVVVDDNSPDGTWLYAVNLIGDNDIVIRRINIKGLSTAILDGIIFSLKEYVVVMDADLQHPPQYINNMVKVVENGDIDVVIGSRYMIGGGIEGWTKSRIIISKGATLIAKLMLPSTRGLTDPMSGFFMVKREKVVANRERLNPRGYKILLEILEKCQPLNVSETPYVFRSRVYGKSKLGAKTIIDYILHVLKLSGWRPVKFGVVGALGMLVNLGVIEFLRRTYSYLVQRYFVVGSLLAIEISTLFNFTLHELWTFRDRRGGNMFIRLLLFHTTILPSILSQFIASNILFYAFSIDPLISQFIGILIGFPINYILSELGIWRKRSFE, encoded by the coding sequence ATGGATATAAGCATAGTGCTGCCAACATATAAAGAAGCAGAAAACATAGCTCTCGTAGTTAGCGAAATTAGGAAATCTGTTAGTGAGGCTGGTTATGAGATCGTTGTTGTCGATGACAATAGTCCTGATGGAACATGGCTTTACGCAGTTAATCTCATTGGGGATAATGATATTGTTATACGTAGAATTAACATCAAGGGTCTATCCACAGCTATTCTAGATGGAATAATATTTTCGTTGAAGGAATATGTAGTTGTTATGGATGCAGATCTTCAGCATCCCCCACAATACATTAACAATATGGTTAAAGTTGTTGAAAATGGTGATATAGATGTTGTTATTGGTTCTAGGTATATGATAGGAGGTGGTATTGAGGGATGGACAAAATCAAGAATTATAATATCAAAGGGTGCTACACTTATAGCAAAACTGATGCTTCCCTCAACCAGGGGCCTCACAGATCCAATGTCAGGCTTCTTTATGGTAAAGAGGGAAAAGGTTGTTGCTAACAGAGAGAGGCTGAATCCAAGAGGCTATAAAATACTTCTAGAGATCCTCGAGAAATGTCAGCCTCTGAATGTTAGTGAAACACCATATGTATTTAGATCTAGGGTATATGGGAAAAGCAAACTTGGTGCAAAGACGATCATAGACTACATTCTACATGTGCTTAAACTCAGTGGTTGGAGACCAGTGAAATTCGGTGTTGTTGGGGCTCTTGGAATGCTGGTTAACCTTGGTGTAATAGAGTTTCTGAGAAGGACATATTCGTATCTTGTCCAGAGATATTTTGTTGTAGGGAGTCTACTGGCGATAGAAATAAGCACCCTGTTCAATTTCACACTACATGAGCTTTGGACTTTTAGAGATAGAAGAGGAGGCAATATGTTTATACGCCTATTGCTATTCCATACAACAATACTTCCAAGTATCCTCTCACAATTTATAGCATCAAATATCCTATTCTATGCATTCTCCATAGACCCACTGATATCTCAGTTCATAGGAATTCTAATAGGTTTTCCCATAAACTATATATTAAGTGAGCTGGGTATATGGAGAAAAAGGAGTTTTGAATAG